From Carya illinoinensis cultivar Pawnee chromosome 5, C.illinoinensisPawnee_v1, whole genome shotgun sequence, one genomic window encodes:
- the LOC122311012 gene encoding translation initiation factor IF3-1, mitochondrial, translating into MAFCCRISRFKPKHFSYHIQRHYLGIPNGAPTYSNSKHTDRRILENPYWVNHVGPSSFCNSVRSFAAPVQAKPKEKKDTGGPRLNEQIMASVIRLVTEEGHEKVSRHEALERARKLKLDLVEVQRNADPPVCRLMDFHREKYKQQIKEKDRAKSKSDVTLRKGDYKEVRFSGKTELKDLKMKAEQIKRLMERGYRVKCRAMGKEDQDLGGLLSRLSALIEDVSIVESGPSVRETEAHVIVRHVKFGAPKKGGGNKSKVVGDKNAKVQVVATAPGAVNSIDPIEELSSAESETEEGNFSDEVDLPIDKNLEDDKNRWSVDGATDDFDKVFQFGGDVNGATSGSTDKQFRTAQKTASPLSDINISDTLRSTPPPDFMQTNEVPSSPEGQNRYKRSEPRNQFPSSRPVDNRSPEMRDSLRPDHQFPNQRRQPPLDANFSPAVPESSKVSIDASEFRNSKLPLNSMPKREPSPPGTPNATAPGYGIFSAPNAPGKRVAAAEVQVKSEGNPYDSLRNPGTRGVSPNTNLSNLNPGDTQKPGLDKGGTKGWGVFSRESSNAMTNQTSKPN; encoded by the exons ATGGCATTTTGTTGTAGAATTAGCCGCTTCAAGCCAAAGCACTTCTCCTATCATATTCAAAGACATTACCTTGGCATCCCAAATGGTGCTCCTACCTATTCAAACTCGAAGCACACCGACCGACGTATCTTGGAAAATCCATATTGGGTAAATCACGTCGGACCCAGTAGCTTTTGCAACAGTGTCAGGTCTTTCGCTGCACCAGTTCAG GCAAAGCcgaaggaaaagaaggacacGGGTGGGCCGCGTTTGAATGAACAAATCATGGCATCAGTTATTAGGCTTGTGACAGAGGAAG GGCACGAAAAGGTCTCAAGGCATGAAGCACTTGAACGTGCCAGGAAGCTCAAACTCGATTTAGTGGAG GTTCAAAGAAATGCTGATCCACCTGTCTGTAGACTGATGGATTTCCACAGAGAAAAGTACAAACAACAGATAAAGGAAAAAGACCGTGCTAAAAGCAAG TCTGATGTGACTTTGCGAAAAGGAGACTACAAAGAAGTTCGCTTTTCAGGGAAAACG GAGTTAAAGGACTTAAAGATGAAAGCAGAGCAAATTAAAAGACTGATGGAGCGTGGTTACCGGGTCAAG TGCAGGGCCATGGGTAAAGAAGATCAGGACTTGGGAGGATTGCTATCTCGTCTCTCTGCTTTG ATTGAAGATGTATCAATTGTGGAAAGTGGACCATCAGTGAGAGAAACAGAGGCACATGTGATAGTGAGGCATGTCAAATTTGGGGCACCCAAGAAAGGAGGTGGGAACAAATCGAAGGTTGTAGGGGATAAAAATGCCAAGGTTCAGGTGGTTGCCACTGCACCAGGAGCTGTTAATTCCATTGATCCCATTGAAGAACTTAGTTCTGCTGAATCAGAAACTGAGGAAGGTAACTTTTCTGATGAAGTTGACCTGCCTATAGATAAAAATCTTGAAGATGATAAGAATCGCTGGTCAGTGGATGGTGCTACTGATGACTTTGACAAAGTGTTCCAGTTTGGTGGTGATGTGAATGGTGCAACTTCGGGTTCTACTGACAAACAATTCAGAACTGCTCAAAAAACTGCCTCTCCTTTGTCAGATATTAATATTTCAGACACTTTGCGCTCCACTCCACCACCTGATTTTATGCAAACAAATGAAGTACCATCCTCCCCAGAAGGGCAAAATAGGTACAAAAGAAGTGAGCCAAGGAATCAGTTTCCATCGTCAAGACCAGTTGATAATAGGAGTCCAGAGATGAGAGACTCATTGAGGCCAGACCACCAATTTCCAAACCAAAGAAGGCAGCCCCCACTGGATGCGAATTTCTCTCCAGCGGTACCAGAAAGCAGTAAAGTCAGCATTGATGCTTCtgaattcagaaactcaaagcTTCCTCTAAATAGCATGCCCAAGCGAGAACCAAGTCCTCCTGGCACTCCCAATGCCACAGCACCCGGTTATGGCATTTTTAGTGCTCCAAATGCTCCTGGGAAGCGAGTTGCAGCTGCAGAAGTTCAAGTGAAAAGTGAAGGAAACCCTTATGATTCCTTAAGGAATCCGGGCACAAGAGGGGTATCACCAAATACGAACTTGTCCAATTTAAATCCTGGTGACACCCAAAAGCCAGGCCTTGACAAGGGTGGGACGAAGGGATGGGGAGTATTTAGTCGAGAAAGCTCGAATGCGATGACAAACCAGACATCTAAGCCAAACTGA